In one Lolium rigidum isolate FL_2022 chromosome 3, APGP_CSIRO_Lrig_0.1, whole genome shotgun sequence genomic region, the following are encoded:
- the LOC124704033 gene encoding phosphatidylinositol 4-phosphate 5-kinase 1-like encodes MASAETSNEETHRGDTLPNGDVYVGNFDGLVPHGMGKYMWTDGALYDGEWDKSKMTGQGIIQWPSGASYEGDFRGGFIDGTGTFKGVDGSVYKGSWRMNKKQGMGTMIYSNSDTYEGLWNEGLPDGYGKYTWAAGNIYIGNWKSGNMNGRGVMQWIHGDTLDCNWLNGFAHGKGYCKYASGACYIGTWDRGVKDGHGIFYQPGSKIPCNLEVSECTTNNDGTSASSSSNVKAKIGLLFILQNMCNKRGLRRFFHRPRRISNGTTPISYDDSRNHLSQDLCNKSLSRNERLRDCDVHKDLVYEREYVQGVLILEQPKGKDSGMLDSGETQENTWQKQERGPMETIYKGHRSYFLMLNLQLGIRYTVGKITPVPLREVRSNDFGPRARIRMYFPCEGSQYTPPHCSVNFFWKDYCPMVFRNLREMFHIDAADYMMSICGGDSLKELSSPGKSGSIFYLSQDERFVIKTLRKSELKILLKMLPKYYNHVKAYDNTLITKFFGVHRITLKAGKKVRFVVMGNMFCTELRIHRKYDLKGSTQGRSTKKQKINENTTLKDLDLSHAFHVDKPWREALFRQIALDSMFLESQSIIDYSMLLGIHFRAPQHLKAVMPHQNTLESSGISSATDCTPHSEDTSSSKGFLLVAHEPGTTVGGSHIRGSMVRASEGGYEEVDLVLPGTGRFRVQLGVNMPAQARKLLESTDPIEEYDVVLYLGIIDILQEYNMSKRVEHAVKSLKFDPLSISSVDPNLYSKRFISFLERVFPAHD; translated from the exons ATGGCCAGTGCAGAGACAAGCAATGAGGAGACCCACAG GGGGGATACCCTTCCAAATGGAGACGTATATGTGGGCAACTTCGATGGGTTAGTTCCTCACGGGATGGGGAAGTATATGTGGACAGATGGAGCCCTTTATGATGGCGAGTGGGATAAAAGCAAGATGACCGGGCAGGGAATAATCCAGTGGCCTTCAGGGGCATCCTATGAAGGCGACTTCCGTGGAGGTTTCATCGACGGAACAGGCACTTTTAAGGGAGTTGACGGCTCGGTTTACAAAGGTTCTTGGAGGATGAACAAAAAGCAGGGAATGGGGACAATGATATATTCTAACTCTGACACTTATGAAGGTTTGTGGAACGAGGGTTTACCGGATGGATATGGTAAATATACATGGGCTGCTGGTAACATCTACATTGGAAACTGGAAATCAGGTAACATGAACGGCAGAGGCGTAATGCAATGGATACATGGTGATACTCTTGACTGTAATTGGCTCAATGGGTTTGCTCATGGGAAAGGTTACTGCAAATACGCATCAGGAGCATGTTACATTGGTACATGGGATAGGGGAGTCAAGGATGGCCATGGCATATTTTATCAACCAGGAAGTAAAATACCTTGTAACCTTGAAGTTTCTGAATGCACAACAAATAATGATGGTACAAGTGCTTCAAGTTCAAGTAATGTGAAGGCCAAAATTGGACTATTATTTATATTGCAAAATATGTGTAACAAACGGGGACTACGTAGGTTCTTTCATCGTCCCAGGCGCATTTCCAACGGTACAACACCAATTTCTTACGATGATTCCCGAAACCACTTATCACAAGATTTATGCAATAAATCCTTGTCAAGGAATGAGCGTTTACGAGACTGTGATGTTCATAAGGATCTGGTCTATGAACGGGAATATGTACAAGGAGTGCTTATCTTGGAACAACCAAAAGGAAAAGATTCAGGAATGTTGGACAGTGGTGAAACGCAGGAGAATACATGGCAAAAACAAGAGAGAGGGCCAATGGAGACTATTTACAAGGGCCACAGGAGCTATTTTCTAATGCTCAATTTGCAACTTGGCATTAG GTATACCGTGGGTAAAATCACCCCTGTACCTTTGCGCGAAGTTCGTTCAAATGATTTTGGACCCAGGGCCCGGATAAGAATGTACTTCCCTTGTGAGGGCTCGCAGTATACACCTCCACACTGCTCTGTCAATTTCTTTTGGAAAGACTATTGTCCTATGGTCTTCCG GAATCTCCGGGAAATGTTTCATATTGATGCTGCAGATTACATGATGTCTATATGTGGGGGTGATAGTCTAAAGGAGCTTTCTTCACCTGGCAAAAGTGGCAGTATTTTCTATCTTTCCCAGGATGAACGATTTGTCATAAAAACATTGAGAAAAAGTGAACTGAAG ATACTGTTGAAGATGCTCCCAAAATATTACAATCATGTCAAAGCTTATGATAATACTCTCATCACGAAATTTTTTGGCGTGCACAGGATTACTCTGAAAGCTGGAAAAAAG GTCCGTTTTGTCGTGATGGGAAATATGTTCTGTACTGAGCTGCGAATTCATCGTAAGTACGACTTAAAGGGCTCTACACAGGGCCGATCAACAAAGAAACAAAAAATTAACGAGAACACAACATTAAAGGATCTTGACCTATCACATGCTTTTCATGTTGACAAACCATGGAGGGAGGCGCTTTTCAG GCAGATAGCTCTTGATTCTATGTTCCTGGAATCTCAATCCATTATCGACTATAGCATGCTATTGGGAATCCATTTCAGAGCTCCCCAGCACTTGAAGGCTGTCATGCCCCATCAGAACACCCTTGAAAGCAGCGGAATTTCATCTGCTACCGATT GTACACCCCATTCTGAGGATACAAGTTCTTCAAAAGGATTTCTACTAGTCGCTCATGAACCAGGTACGACAGTAGGTGGTTCCCACATTAGAGGAAGCATGGTCAGAGCATCAGAAGGTGGTTACGAGGAAGTCGATCTTGTTTTGCCAGGCACTGGAAG GTTCCGCGTGCAGTTAGGGGTGAACATGCCAGCTCAAGCTCGGAAATTGCTGGAGAGCACGGACCCAATTGAGGAGTACGATGTTGTGCTTTACCTCGGTATCATAGACATATTACAGGAGTACAACATGTCCAAAAGAGTAGAACATGCAGTGAAATCGCTTAAGTTTGATCCTCTTTCGATATCATCTGTTGATCCGAATTTGTATTCGAAACGATTCATAAGTTTCTTGGAGAGGGTTTTCCCTGCGCATGACTAA